A single window of Streptomyces cathayae DNA harbors:
- the purE gene encoding 5-(carboxyamino)imidazole ribonucleotide mutase → MSPSPVVGIVMGSDSDWPVMEAAAKALAEFEIDHEVDVVSAHRMPREMIAYGEQAADRGLKVIIAGAGGAAHLPGMLASVTPLPVIGVPVPLKHLDGMDSLLSIVQMPAGVPVATVSVAGARNAGLLAVRMLAAHDEELLGRMREFQQDLNDQATEKGKRLRAKAEGSGNGFGFGK, encoded by the coding sequence ATGAGCCCCAGCCCCGTGGTCGGCATCGTGATGGGTTCGGACTCGGACTGGCCGGTGATGGAGGCCGCGGCCAAGGCCCTCGCCGAGTTCGAGATCGACCACGAGGTCGACGTCGTCTCCGCGCACCGCATGCCCCGCGAGATGATCGCCTACGGCGAGCAGGCCGCGGACCGGGGACTGAAGGTGATCATCGCGGGTGCGGGCGGCGCGGCCCATCTGCCCGGCATGCTCGCCTCGGTCACCCCGCTGCCCGTGATCGGCGTCCCGGTGCCGCTGAAGCACCTCGACGGCATGGACAGCCTGCTCTCCATCGTGCAGATGCCGGCCGGCGTCCCGGTCGCCACCGTCTCGGTGGCCGGCGCCCGCAACGCGGGCCTGCTGGCGGTCCGCATGCTCGCCGCCCACGACGAGGAACTCCTCGGCCGGATGCGGGAGTTCCAGCAGGACCTCAACGACCAGGCCACGGAGAAGGGCAAGCGCCTGCGCGCCAAGGCCGAAGGCTCCGGCAACGGCTTCGGCTTCGGGAAGTGA
- a CDS encoding dipeptidase encodes MTTPDGASLDAARALLADFPVVDGHNDLPWALREQVRYDLDARDIADDQSAHLHTDIPRLRAGGVGAQFWSVYVRADLPDAVPATLEQIDCVRQLLARYPQDLAPALTAADLEAARGQGRIASLMGAEGGHSIANSLGTLRGLYGLGVRYLTLTHNDNVDWADSATDEPGVGGLSAFGREVVREMNRLGMLVDLSHVAATTMRDALDATSAPVIFSHSSARAVCDHPRNIPDDVLERLPANGGVAMVTFVPKFVLQAAVDWTAEADENMRAHGFHHLETTAEAMKVHAAFEERRPRPVATVATVADHLDHMREVAGVDHLGIGGDYDGTAFTPDGLNDVSGYPNLIAELHDRGWSRSDLAKLTWQNAVRVLGDAEDTARELRATRGPSHATIGSLDG; translated from the coding sequence GTGACCACTCCCGACGGTGCCTCGCTCGACGCCGCCCGCGCCCTCCTCGCCGACTTCCCCGTCGTGGACGGGCACAACGACCTGCCCTGGGCACTGCGCGAACAGGTCCGCTACGACCTCGACGCCCGCGACATCGCCGACGACCAGTCCGCGCACCTGCACACCGACATCCCCCGGCTGCGCGCGGGCGGCGTGGGCGCCCAGTTCTGGTCGGTGTACGTCCGCGCGGACCTGCCCGACGCGGTGCCGGCCACCCTGGAACAGATCGACTGCGTACGGCAGTTGCTGGCCCGGTACCCGCAGGACCTGGCGCCCGCGCTGACCGCCGCCGACCTGGAGGCCGCGCGCGGACAGGGCCGTATCGCCTCGCTGATGGGGGCGGAGGGCGGCCACTCCATCGCCAACTCCCTCGGCACCCTGCGCGGGTTGTACGGCCTCGGCGTGCGCTATCTGACCCTCACCCACAACGACAACGTGGACTGGGCGGACTCGGCGACGGACGAGCCCGGTGTGGGCGGCCTGTCGGCGTTCGGCCGTGAGGTGGTCCGCGAGATGAACCGGCTCGGCATGCTGGTCGACCTCTCGCACGTCGCCGCCACGACCATGCGGGACGCGCTGGACGCCACGTCCGCGCCGGTGATCTTCTCCCACTCCTCCGCCCGCGCGGTCTGCGACCACCCGCGCAACATCCCGGACGACGTACTGGAGCGGCTGCCCGCCAACGGCGGTGTCGCGATGGTGACGTTCGTGCCGAAGTTCGTGCTCCAGGCGGCGGTCGACTGGACGGCCGAGGCCGACGAGAACATGCGCGCCCACGGTTTCCACCACCTGGAGACCACCGCGGAGGCGATGAAGGTGCACGCGGCCTTCGAGGAGCGCCGCCCGCGCCCGGTCGCCACCGTGGCCACGGTGGCCGACCACCTGGACCACATGCGTGAGGTGGCCGGCGTCGACCACCTCGGCATCGGCGGCGACTACGACGGCACCGCCTTCACCCCGGACGGCCTGAACGACGTCTCCGGCTACCCGAACCTGATCGCCGAACTGCACGACCGCGGCTGGTCCAGGTCCGACCTGGCCAAGCTGACCTGGCAGAACGCGGTACGGGTCCTGGGCGACGCCGAGGACACGGCCCGGGAGCTCCGGGCGACCCGCGGACCGTCCCACGCGACCATCGGGTCGCTCGACGGCTGA
- a CDS encoding VOC family protein, translating to MSVAKVGAVVLDCPDPRALAGFYAEVVGGTIVDEGDWVDLRVPGGPTLAFQAAPGHVPPRWPAPDHSQQFHLDLTVEDLDAAEKEVLALGAKPLETEDRSRTFRVYADPAGHPFCLCVC from the coding sequence ATGTCCGTTGCCAAGGTGGGCGCCGTCGTCCTGGACTGCCCCGATCCGCGTGCGCTGGCCGGTTTCTACGCCGAGGTGGTGGGCGGCACGATCGTGGACGAGGGCGACTGGGTGGACCTCCGGGTGCCCGGCGGACCCACCCTCGCGTTCCAGGCGGCCCCCGGACACGTACCGCCCCGCTGGCCGGCGCCCGACCACTCGCAGCAGTTCCACCTGGACCTGACCGTCGAGGACCTGGACGCCGCGGAGAAGGAGGTACTGGCGCTCGGCGCGAAGCCGCTGGAGACGGAGGACCGCTCGCGGACCTTCCGGGTCTACGCGGACCCGGCGGGGCACCCGTTCTGCCTGTGCGTCTGCTGA
- a CDS encoding CGNR zinc finger domain-containing protein, with protein sequence MSERSAAPGGLVLVEGLVNTLDLETGADALDTADGRARFGLAEGGAAGVEAARGLREALRAALLAHAGHPPHREVVPLGALLARAPLVVTVDPADGSAALAPVDEGPLLSRVAAAVAEAVTAGTWTRLKACEAADCHWAYYDRSPAGRGRWCSMQVCGARAKMRRYRAKGA encoded by the coding sequence ATGAGTGAGAGATCGGCTGCGCCCGGTGGACTGGTCCTGGTCGAGGGCCTCGTCAACACGCTCGACCTGGAGACGGGCGCCGACGCGCTGGACACGGCGGACGGCCGCGCCCGCTTCGGGCTCGCGGAGGGCGGCGCGGCGGGCGTCGAGGCGGCCCGCGGGCTGCGCGAGGCGCTGCGCGCGGCCCTGCTCGCCCACGCCGGCCATCCGCCGCACCGCGAGGTCGTCCCGCTCGGCGCGCTGCTCGCGCGCGCCCCGCTGGTGGTCACCGTCGACCCGGCGGACGGCTCCGCCGCCCTCGCCCCCGTCGACGAGGGGCCCCTGCTCTCCCGGGTCGCGGCGGCGGTGGCGGAAGCGGTCACGGCGGGCACCTGGACCAGGCTGAAGGCCTGCGAGGCCGCCGACTGCCACTGGGCGTACTACGACCGCAGTCCCGCCGGGCGCGGCCGCTGGTGCTCCATGCAGGTGTGCGGGGCCCGCGCCAAGATGCGCCGCTACCGCGCGAAGGGGGCCTGA
- a CDS encoding UDP-glucose dehydrogenase family protein has protein sequence MALRITVIGTGYLGATHAAAMAELGFEVLGLDVVPEKIEMLRRGEVPMYEPGLEELLRRHVAGIEGSTGRLRFTMDWAEAGAFGDVHFVCVNTPQRHGEYACDMSYVDSAFASLAPHLTGPVLVVGKSTVPVGSADRLAAYLAEHAPAGADAELAWNPEFLREGFAVQDTLHPDRIVAGVRSERAEKLLREVYATPVGEGTPFVATDFPTAELVKTSANSFLATKISFINAMAELCEATGGDVARLAEAIGYDDRIGPKFLRAGIGFGGGCLPKDIRAFMARAGELGADQALTFLREIDSINMRQRGRMVELALQELGGGAFLGKRVAVLGATFKPDSDDVRDSPALNVAGQIHLQGGQVTVYDPKGMDNARRLFPTLGYADSALEAVRGADVVLHLTEWREFRELDPAVLGEVAAQRLVLDGRNALDAEAWRRAGWRYRAMGRPTA, from the coding sequence ATGGCCCTCAGGATCACCGTGATCGGCACCGGTTACCTCGGTGCGACACACGCCGCGGCCATGGCGGAGCTCGGGTTCGAGGTACTGGGCCTCGACGTCGTGCCGGAGAAGATCGAGATGCTCCGGCGGGGCGAGGTCCCGATGTACGAGCCGGGGCTGGAGGAGCTGCTGCGCCGGCATGTGGCGGGGATCGAGGGGTCCACCGGCAGGCTGCGGTTCACCATGGACTGGGCCGAGGCCGGGGCGTTCGGCGACGTCCACTTCGTCTGCGTGAACACTCCGCAGCGGCACGGCGAGTACGCCTGTGACATGTCGTACGTCGACTCCGCGTTCGCCTCGCTGGCCCCGCACCTGACCGGCCCGGTGCTGGTCGTCGGCAAGTCGACCGTGCCGGTGGGCTCCGCCGACCGGCTGGCCGCCTACCTGGCCGAGCACGCCCCGGCCGGCGCGGACGCCGAGCTGGCCTGGAACCCGGAGTTCCTGCGCGAGGGCTTCGCCGTCCAGGACACGCTGCACCCGGACCGGATCGTGGCGGGCGTGCGCAGCGAGCGGGCGGAGAAGCTGCTGCGGGAGGTGTACGCCACACCGGTCGGCGAGGGCACCCCGTTCGTGGCGACCGACTTCCCGACCGCGGAGCTGGTGAAGACCTCCGCGAACTCCTTCCTGGCCACCAAGATCTCGTTCATCAACGCCATGGCCGAGCTGTGCGAGGCCACCGGCGGCGACGTGGCCAGGCTGGCGGAGGCCATCGGGTACGACGACCGGATCGGCCCGAAGTTCCTGCGGGCCGGCATCGGTTTCGGCGGTGGGTGCCTGCCGAAGGACATCCGGGCGTTCATGGCGCGCGCCGGTGAGCTGGGCGCGGACCAGGCGCTGACCTTCCTGCGGGAGATCGACTCGATCAACATGCGCCAGCGCGGCCGGATGGTGGAGCTGGCTTTGCAGGAGCTGGGCGGCGGGGCGTTCCTGGGCAAGCGGGTCGCGGTGCTGGGCGCCACCTTCAAGCCGGACTCGGACGACGTACGGGACTCGCCGGCGCTGAACGTCGCCGGCCAGATACACCTCCAGGGCGGCCAGGTCACCGTGTACGACCCGAAGGGCATGGACAACGCCCGGCGCCTCTTCCCCACCCTGGGATACGCGGACTCGGCGCTCGAGGCGGTGCGCGGTGCCGACGTGGTGCTGCACCTGACGGAGTGGCGGGAGTTCCGCGAGCTGGACCCGGCGGTGCTGGGCGAGGTCGCGGCCCAGCGGCTGGTCCTCGACGGGCGCAACGCCCTGGACGCCGAAGCCTGGCGCCGGGCCGGCTGGCGCTACCGCGCGATGGGCCGCCCCACCGCCTGA
- a CDS encoding acyl-CoA dehydrogenase — translation MAGSADFDLYRPSEEHDMLRDAVRSLAEAKIAPYAAAVDEEARFPQEALDALRANDLHAVHVPEEYGGAGADALATVIVIEEVARVCASSSLIPAVNKLGSLPVILSGSEALKKKYLAPLAQGDGMFSYCLSEPDAGSDAAGMKTKAVRDGDTYVLSGVKRWITNAGESEYYTVMAVTDPTRRSKGISAFVVEKSDEGVSFGAPERKLGIKGSPTREVYLDNVRIPADRMIGEEGTGFATAMKTLDHTRITIAAQALGIAQGALDYAKGYVKERKQFGKPIADFQGVQFMLADMAMKIEAARQLTYAAAAKSERGDADLTFQGAAAKCFASDVAMEVTTDAVQLLGGYGYTRDYPVERMMRDAKITQIYEGTNQVQRIVMARNLP, via the coding sequence TTGGCCGGATCGGCTGATTTCGACCTGTACCGCCCGTCCGAGGAGCACGACATGCTCCGTGACGCCGTCCGCTCGCTGGCCGAGGCGAAGATCGCGCCGTACGCCGCCGCGGTGGACGAGGAGGCCCGTTTCCCGCAGGAGGCGCTCGACGCGCTCCGCGCCAACGACCTGCACGCCGTCCACGTGCCCGAGGAGTACGGCGGCGCGGGCGCCGACGCGCTCGCCACCGTCATCGTGATCGAGGAGGTGGCCCGCGTCTGCGCGTCCTCCTCGCTCATCCCCGCCGTGAACAAGCTCGGCTCCCTCCCGGTGATCCTCTCCGGTTCCGAGGCGCTGAAGAAGAAGTACCTGGCCCCGCTCGCCCAGGGCGACGGCATGTTCTCGTACTGCCTCTCCGAGCCGGACGCCGGCTCCGACGCGGCCGGCATGAAGACCAAGGCGGTCCGCGACGGCGACACCTACGTCCTGAGCGGCGTGAAGCGCTGGATCACCAACGCCGGTGAGTCCGAGTACTACACGGTCATGGCCGTCACCGACCCCACCCGGCGCTCCAAGGGCATCTCCGCCTTCGTCGTCGAGAAGTCCGACGAGGGCGTCTCCTTCGGCGCCCCGGAGAGGAAGCTCGGCATCAAGGGCTCGCCCACCCGCGAGGTCTACCTGGACAACGTCCGCATCCCCGCCGACCGGATGATCGGCGAGGAGGGCACCGGCTTCGCCACGGCGATGAAGACCCTCGACCACACCCGCATCACCATCGCCGCCCAGGCCCTCGGCATAGCCCAGGGCGCCCTCGACTACGCCAAGGGCTACGTCAAGGAGCGCAAGCAGTTCGGCAAGCCGATCGCCGACTTCCAGGGCGTGCAGTTCATGCTCGCCGACATGGCCATGAAGATCGAGGCCGCCCGCCAGCTCACCTACGCGGCGGCCGCCAAGTCCGAGCGCGGCGATGCGGACCTCACCTTCCAGGGCGCCGCCGCCAAGTGCTTCGCCTCCGACGTCGCCATGGAGGTCACCACGGACGCCGTCCAGCTCCTCGGCGGCTACGGCTACACCCGCGACTACCCGGTCGAGCGCATGATGCGCGACGCGAAGATCACGCAGATCTACGAGGGCACGAACCAGGTCCAGCGGATCGTGATGGCCCGCAACCTGCCGTGA
- a CDS encoding four-helix bundle copper-binding protein, whose amino-acid sequence MTQQSAAATPMSKEMQDCVNACMSCHSICEETMSSCLQMTDQAPTRIMRALMDCSEMTRMCADMMMRRSPLATEMCAMCAKACDLSAEACMSMPDDERMTRCAESCRRCAESCRAMAGATM is encoded by the coding sequence ATGACCCAGCAGTCTGCCGCCGCGACCCCGATGAGCAAGGAGATGCAGGACTGCGTCAACGCGTGCATGTCCTGCCACAGCATCTGCGAGGAGACCATGAGCTCCTGTCTGCAGATGACCGACCAGGCCCCCACGCGGATCATGCGGGCCCTCATGGACTGCTCCGAGATGACCCGCATGTGCGCCGACATGATGATGCGCCGCTCGCCGCTCGCCACCGAGATGTGCGCGATGTGCGCCAAGGCCTGTGACCTGAGCGCCGAGGCGTGCATGTCCATGCCGGACGACGAGCGGATGACGCGCTGCGCGGAGTCCTGCCGCCGTTGTGCCGAGTCCTGCCGCGCCATGGCGGGCGCCACGATGTGA
- a CDS encoding LCP family protein: MTNWPEAWPQDDRGARYGRGSGNARPESARVMRQVRRGPAVPPGQGAYGGGVPQQPSYVDGRGHGGHSDHASDYNTGQVYGSPAGGGHGGPGDDGRYAHGPAPDWRRRIKLTSITVATLLVVTTVGTYFWADSKLNREVDLSIVIDRPEAGEGTNYLIVGSDSRAGLTDEQKKKLRTGSAEGKRTDSMMILHTGSNGPTLISLPRDSNVEIPTFKGSESGKTFQGTGRQVKLNAAYAEDGPELLVRTVEFNTGLHIDHYVEIGFAGFANIVDAVGGVEMDIPQDIKDTKSGADFKKGKQTLNGEESLAFVRTRYALAGSDLDRTKNQQKFLSALSSQVATPSTVLNPFRLYPTMGAGLDSLIVDEEMGLFDLAGMFWAMKGVSGGDGTSMNMPLAGSSGGNLLWDKAKVKQLVTQLNNDEKVTVKGD, encoded by the coding sequence ATGACTAACTGGCCCGAGGCATGGCCTCAGGACGACCGCGGCGCCCGCTACGGACGCGGAAGCGGGAACGCGCGGCCCGAGAGCGCCCGCGTCATGCGGCAGGTCCGTCGCGGTCCGGCGGTCCCGCCCGGCCAGGGGGCGTACGGCGGCGGAGTGCCGCAGCAGCCGTCGTACGTGGACGGCCGCGGGCACGGCGGTCACAGTGACCATGCGAGCGACTACAACACCGGCCAGGTCTACGGGTCCCCCGCCGGGGGCGGCCACGGCGGACCGGGCGACGACGGCCGTTACGCGCACGGTCCCGCGCCGGACTGGCGCCGCCGCATCAAGCTGACGTCGATCACGGTCGCGACGCTGCTGGTCGTGACGACCGTCGGCACCTACTTCTGGGCCGACTCCAAGCTGAACCGCGAGGTCGACCTGTCCATCGTCATCGACCGGCCGGAGGCGGGCGAGGGCACCAACTACCTGATCGTCGGCTCCGACAGCCGGGCCGGGCTGACCGACGAGCAGAAGAAGAAGCTGCGCACCGGGTCCGCCGAGGGCAAGCGCACGGACTCGATGATGATCCTGCACACCGGCAGCAACGGTCCCACCCTGATCTCGCTGCCCCGCGACTCGAACGTGGAGATACCCACCTTCAAGGGCTCCGAGTCCGGCAAGACGTTCCAGGGCACGGGCCGGCAGGTGAAGCTGAACGCCGCGTACGCGGAGGACGGTCCCGAACTCCTGGTCCGCACGGTCGAGTTCAACACGGGTCTGCACATCGACCACTACGTCGAGATCGGCTTCGCCGGCTTCGCGAACATCGTGGACGCGGTCGGCGGCGTGGAGATGGACATCCCGCAGGACATCAAGGACACCAAGTCCGGCGCCGACTTCAAGAAGGGCAAGCAGACCCTGAACGGCGAGGAGTCCCTCGCCTTCGTCCGCACCCGGTACGCGCTGGCCGGCTCCGACCTGGACCGCACGAAGAACCAGCAGAAGTTCCTCTCCGCCCTCTCGAGCCAGGTGGCGACGCCGAGCACGGTCCTGAACCCGTTCAGGCTGTACCCGACCATGGGCGCGGGCCTGGACTCCCTGATCGTCGACGAGGAGATGGGCCTGTTCGACCTGGCCGGCATGTTCTGGGCGATGAAGGGCGTCAGCGGCGGCGACGGCACCTCGATGAACATGCCCCTCGCGGGTTCCTCCGGCGGCAACCTGCTCTGGGACAAGGCGAAGGTCAAGCAGTTGGTGACCCAGCTGAACAACGACGAGAAGGTCACCGTCAAGGGCGACTGA
- a CDS encoding acyl-CoA thioesterase, whose translation MTDQAPAAPVESPDIPGKPIAASRTTLSHIMTHNDTNLLGTVHGGVIMKLVDDAAGAVAGRHSGGPAVTASMDEMAFLEPVRVGDLVHVKAQVNWAGRTSMEIGVRVLAERWNESTPATQVGSAYLVFAAVDADGKPRRVPPVIPETERDRRRGQEAQIRRTHRLARRRAIMELREKRAADGIED comes from the coding sequence ATGACAGATCAGGCTCCAGCCGCACCCGTGGAGAGTCCCGACATCCCGGGCAAGCCCATCGCGGCGTCGCGGACGACCCTCAGCCACATCATGACCCACAACGACACCAACCTGCTGGGTACGGTGCACGGCGGCGTGATCATGAAACTGGTCGACGACGCGGCGGGCGCGGTCGCCGGCCGCCACTCCGGAGGGCCCGCCGTCACCGCCTCCATGGACGAGATGGCCTTCCTGGAGCCGGTCCGGGTCGGCGACCTGGTCCATGTGAAGGCACAGGTCAACTGGGCCGGCCGGACGTCCATGGAGATCGGCGTGCGGGTCCTGGCCGAGCGCTGGAACGAGTCCACCCCGGCCACTCAAGTCGGCTCCGCCTACCTCGTCTTCGCGGCCGTCGACGCCGACGGCAAGCCGCGCCGGGTGCCGCCGGTGATACCGGAGACCGAGCGGGACCGGCGCCGCGGCCAGGAGGCCCAGATCCGCCGCACCCACCGCCTGGCCCGCCGCCGCGCCATCATGGAACTGCGCGAGAAGCGGGCGGCGGACGGGATCGAGGACTGA
- a CDS encoding LCP family protein encodes MRAVTTLSVVVLASAGIGHAVVTSLDSGIDRVDPFRDMKNRPEAGHGMNILLVGTDGREKIGTEERRKYRLGGAPCNCTDTVMIVHISEDRERASVVSLPRDSYAMTPPHTDRVSGEEHEGHPVKLNAAYAEGGPQLTVRTVEKMTRVKIDHYLELDFTSFMKTVDVVGGVELCTTEPLKDSHTGLDLPAGRHTLRGGEALRYVRARHVDGASDLGRMKRQQRFMAALVDRATSSGMLLNPMKFRDVTRAVLGSVRADKGFGTDELLDLGRAMRNFSPSSSEFTTVPLARTGVTVKGLGSALKWHPEKSQRIFEALREDKPLSTHSSPDAALRVPVDPRQIRVQVENGTGIQGLGRRVDAALAATGFNTTRAPANAADHSVRRTVVAHDPRWDRSAKSLAAALPGSELRAVKGQGATLKVIAGSDFEKVRKVRAEDPGKDEFGVVRGDEVECS; translated from the coding sequence ATGCGGGCGGTGACCACCCTGTCGGTCGTGGTGCTCGCCTCCGCCGGCATCGGGCACGCGGTGGTCACCAGCCTCGACTCGGGAATCGACCGGGTCGACCCGTTCCGGGACATGAAGAACCGCCCCGAGGCCGGCCACGGCATGAACATCCTGCTCGTCGGCACGGACGGCCGCGAGAAGATCGGCACGGAGGAGCGGCGGAAGTACCGGCTCGGCGGGGCGCCCTGCAACTGCACCGACACCGTCATGATCGTGCACATCTCGGAGGACCGGGAGCGGGCCAGCGTCGTCAGCCTGCCGCGCGACTCGTACGCCATGACGCCCCCGCACACCGACCGGGTGAGCGGCGAGGAGCACGAGGGGCACCCCGTCAAGCTGAACGCGGCGTACGCGGAGGGCGGGCCGCAGCTGACCGTGCGCACGGTGGAGAAGATGACCCGGGTGAAGATCGACCACTACCTGGAGCTCGATTTCACCAGCTTCATGAAGACCGTCGACGTGGTCGGCGGCGTCGAACTGTGCACCACCGAACCGCTGAAGGACAGCCACACCGGCCTCGACCTGCCCGCCGGCCGGCACACCCTGCGGGGCGGCGAGGCCCTGCGGTACGTACGCGCCCGGCATGTCGACGGCGCCTCCGACCTCGGCCGGATGAAACGCCAGCAGCGCTTCATGGCGGCGCTGGTGGACCGGGCCACGTCCTCCGGGATGCTGCTGAACCCGATGAAGTTCCGGGACGTGACGCGCGCGGTGCTCGGTTCGGTCCGCGCCGACAAGGGCTTCGGCACCGACGAACTGCTGGACCTGGGGCGGGCGATGCGGAACTTCTCGCCCTCCTCCTCCGAGTTCACCACCGTGCCGCTCGCGAGGACGGGAGTCACGGTCAAGGGCCTCGGCTCGGCCCTGAAGTGGCACCCCGAGAAGTCGCAGCGCATCTTCGAGGCGCTGCGCGAGGACAAGCCGCTCTCCACGCACTCCTCGCCCGACGCGGCGCTGCGCGTCCCGGTGGACCCCCGGCAGATCCGTGTCCAGGTCGAGAACGGCACCGGGATCCAGGGCCTCGGCCGCCGCGTGGACGCGGCCCTCGCGGCGACCGGCTTCAACACCACCCGCGCCCCCGCCAACGCGGCGGACCACTCCGTACGGCGGACCGTCGTCGCCCACGACCCCCGCTGGGACCGCTCCGCGAAGTCCCTCGCCGCCGCCCTGCCGGGCAGTGAACTGCGCGCGGTGAAGGGCCAGGGCGCCACCCTGAAGGTGATCGCCGGCAGCGACTTCGAGAAGGTCCGCAAGGTCCGGGCCGAGGACCCCGGGAAGGACGAGTTCGGAGTGGTGCGGGGCGACGAGGTGGAGTGCTCGTAG
- a CDS encoding glycosyltransferase family 2 protein: MNANPDVRHPAVSVIMPVLNEERYLRGAVHAILAQEYAGEMEVVIALGPSTDRTDEIAAELVAEDPRVRTVPNPTGRTPAALNAAIKASRHPIVVRVDGHGMLSPGYITTAVRLLEETGAQNVGGIMHAEGENDWEHAVAAAMTSRIGVGNAAFHTGGTAGPAETVYLGVFRREALERQGGYNVEFIRAQDWELNFRIREAGGLIWFSPELKVSYRPRPSVRALAKQYKDYGRWRHVVARYHSGSINLRYLAPPAAVCAIAAGAVVGAALTPWGLVVPGGYLAAIVLGSVPAGKGLPLKARLRIPVALGTMHMSWGWGFLTSPRSLAKKVIASRRPAVHADAPAA, from the coding sequence ATGAACGCCAATCCCGACGTGCGGCACCCCGCCGTTTCCGTGATCATGCCCGTCCTCAACGAGGAAAGGTATCTGCGTGGCGCCGTCCACGCGATCCTCGCCCAGGAGTACGCCGGCGAGATGGAGGTCGTGATCGCCCTCGGTCCGTCCACGGACCGCACGGACGAGATCGCCGCCGAACTCGTGGCCGAGGACCCGCGGGTGCGTACCGTGCCCAACCCGACCGGCCGCACCCCGGCCGCCCTCAACGCGGCGATCAAGGCCTCGCGCCATCCGATCGTGGTCCGCGTCGACGGGCACGGGATGCTCTCGCCGGGCTACATCACCACCGCGGTACGCCTCCTGGAGGAGACCGGCGCGCAGAACGTCGGCGGCATCATGCACGCCGAGGGGGAGAACGACTGGGAGCACGCGGTCGCCGCCGCGATGACCTCGCGGATAGGCGTCGGCAACGCGGCCTTCCACACCGGCGGCACGGCGGGTCCCGCCGAGACCGTCTACCTCGGGGTGTTCCGGCGCGAGGCGCTGGAGCGGCAGGGCGGCTACAACGTCGAGTTCATCCGCGCCCAGGACTGGGAGCTGAACTTCCGTATCCGCGAGGCCGGCGGGCTGATCTGGTTCTCGCCGGAGCTGAAGGTGTCGTACCGGCCGCGGCCGAGCGTGCGGGCGCTGGCCAAGCAGTACAAGGACTACGGCCGGTGGCGGCACGTCGTCGCCCGCTACCACTCCGGCTCCATCAACCTGCGGTATCTGGCCCCGCCGGCCGCGGTGTGCGCGATCGCGGCCGGAGCCGTGGTGGGCGCGGCGCTCACGCCGTGGGGCCTCGTGGTGCCCGGCGGGTACCTCGCGGCGATCGTGCTGGGTTCCGTACCCGCCGGCAAGGGGTTGCCGCTGAAGGCGCGGCTGCGGATACCGGTGGCGCTGGGCACCATGCACATGTCGTGGGGCTGGGGCTTCCTGACCAGCCCGCGCTCGCTCGCGAAGAAGGTCATCGCCTCCCGGCGGCCCGCGGTCCACGCGGACGCCCCGGCCGCCTGA